From the genome of Caldisalinibacter kiritimatiensis:
AATTATAGAAAATATTAATAGCTCATCTACTAAAAGACCTTTACTTGAAACAAATAATTGGAAAGAAAAAGTATTAAAATTGCTAAATAAACGTAGAAATTTGTATTATGCTAGTGCAGATTATGTTATAGAGATAGATAATAGAAATATTCAGGATATTGGTGGAGAAATAATAAGAACATTTTATAAAGAGTCTCTGAATTTATAACTAGAGACTCTTTTATATATAAACTGACAAAAAAATTAAGTTGATTCTATTCAAAAAAAAGAAAGTATGATAATATATTATATGAATAGATATAGGAAGGGTTTAGAGATAATGCCAA
Proteins encoded in this window:
- a CDS encoding shikimate kinase, producing IIENINSSSTKRPLLETNNWKEKVLKLLNKRRNLYYASADYVIEIDNRNIQDIGGEIIRTFYKESLNL